In the Mytilus trossulus isolate FHL-02 chromosome 1, PNRI_Mtr1.1.1.hap1, whole genome shotgun sequence genome, one interval contains:
- the LOC134683945 gene encoding histone chaperone asf1b-A-like codes for MAKVNICNVRVLDNPSPFFNPFQFEITFECLEDLPEDLEWKIIYVGSAESVDHDQTLDSVLVGPVPGGKHMFVFQAGPPDISKIPYKDAVGVTVVLLTCSYRNKEFIRVGYYVNNEYTDPEIRENPPENIMFEKLERSILATSPRVTRFKIDWDDNAAENGENVPPVQNMDSESNQFQSPAGLMKDVLSSKPSPSAFNTDSISNTMGTDIPME; via the exons ATGGCTAAAGTTAACATTTGCAATGTTAGGGTACTTGACAATCCATCACCATTTTTCAACCCTTTTCAGTTTGAAATTACATTTGAGTGTCTTGAGGATCTCCCAGAGG aCTTGGAATGGAAAATAATTTATGTTGGCTCAGCAGAGAGTGTAGATCATGATCAAACACTAGATTCAGTATTGGTAGGACCTGTACCTGGTGGAAAACATATGTTTGTTTTCCAG GCAGGACCACCAGATATATCAAAGATACCATACAAAGATGCTGTAGGTGTAACTGTAGTACTGTTGACATGCTCCTATAGAAACAAAGAATTTATTAGAGTAGGATATTATGTAAACAATGAATATACAGATCCAGAAATTAGAGAAAATCCACCAGAAAATATCAtgtttgaaaaa ttAGAAAGAAGTATTTTAGCAACATCACCTAGGGTAACAAGATTTAAGATAGACTGGGATGACAATGCAGCAGAAAATGGAGAGAATGTACCTCCAGTACAGAATATGGACAGTGAATCAAATCAATTTCAGTCTCCGGCAGGATTAATGAAGGATGTTCTGTCAAGTAAACCATCCCCTTCAGCATTTAATACTGACAGTATAAGTAACACTATGGGTACTGATATACCAATGGAATGA
- the LOC134683957 gene encoding uncharacterized protein LOC134683957 produces MVSKLTIQEANKHLHAMHLHSTYLENSLQECREIMQNNEERYCSQIQKLRKEKDEKISELTNKMKNTEVEKHKLEEKLKEKENEVKLLKGRLSAVKQIFQFLPGLRSFLGVIENARQLVKEDGADNEFIPNDISIKAMNKQVPSIAKHNIPNGKLRNLSISEDSDDEEITGMNTETNANPDMTVKSAKDNRLNDFKTSEVYL; encoded by the coding sequence ATGGTCAGTAAACTAACTATCCAAGAGGCTAACAAACATTTGCATGCTATGCATCTTCATTCTACCTATTTAGAAAACAGTCTCCAAGAATGCAGGGAAATTATGCAAAATAATGAAGAGAGATACTGTTCCCAAATACAAAAGCTTCGTAAAGAAAAGGATGAAAAAATCAGTGAACTGACAAATAAGATGAAAAACACAGAAGTAGAAAAACATAAACttgaagaaaaattaaaagagaaagaaaatgaagtaaaacttttaaaaggacgTTTATCAGCAGTCAAACAAATCTTTCAGTTTTTGCCAGGTTTGAGGAGTTTTCTTGGTGTAATTGAAAATGCTAGACAGCTAGTCAAAGAGGATGGTGCTGATAATGAATTTATTCCAAATGACATTTCAATAAAAGCAATGAATAAGCAGGTACCATCAATAGCTAAACATAACATTCCAAATGGCAAATTGAGAAACTTGTCAATATCAGAAGATTCTGATGATGAAGAAATTACAGGAATGAACACAGAGACAAATGCAAATCCAGACATGACCGTGAAATCAGCCAAAGACAACAGGTTAAACGATTTCAAAACTTCTGaagtgtatttataa